The sequence below is a genomic window from Mycobacterium sp. ITM-2016-00316.
TGAGCAGTCGGTGGCGGTGCTCTCACTGGACCTCGACGACTTCAAGCTCGTCAACGACGGTCTCGGCCATCCCGCCGGTGACCTGCTGCTGGTGCAGGCCGCCCAGCGCATCCTGGGCGCCGCCAGATCCAGCGATACGGTCGCACGCCTCGGCGGCGACGAGTTCGTGGTGCTGATGGAGGGCAATACCGAGGATTCCCGTCAGGTGGCCCTGCAGGTGCTGCGCGCCTTCGACGAGCCGTTCGCGATCGACGGTCACGCCCTGTCGTTGTGTCCCAGCGCCGGCCTGGCAGCCGCCACCGCGGACGACCCGGAGATGTCCGCCGACGCCCTGCTCAAGCAGGCCGATGTGGCGATGTACGTCGCCAAGCGGTCGCGGCTACGCGGGGTGCACGTGTACTCCGCCGGTGACATGGCCGATGTCGCGCACCTGGGGGCCGAGGCGAGGGGAGCCGCCGAGGCTGCGGCGCGCGAGAGCGCGGTGGCGCTGCTGCTGCTGGGACAGCTCCGGCACGCCATCGACAACCGGGAACTCACCCTGGCGTATCAGCCAAAGTTCGACCTGCACGACGACTCGATCGTCGGGGTGGAGGCTCTGGTGCGCTGGCCGCACCCCGAGCGGGGTCTGCTGGTGCCCGACCAGTTCCTGCAACTCGTCCGAGACCACGGGCTGATGCGGCCGATCACCGAGCTGGTGCTGACCCAGGCGCTCAACCAGGTCGCGGATTGGCGGGATGAGGGCCTGCTGGTGCCGGTCGCGGTCAATGTGTTCGCGCCGTCGCTGAGCGATCTCGGCCTGCCGTGGACCGTCGAACGGGCGCTCGATGAGCGCGGCCTGCCCCATGAGGTGCTGACCGTGGAGATCACCGAGGACCTGTTGTTGGGCAACCACGATCGTGCCCGCGCGGCGATCGAGCAGCTGCGCCACGGTGGGGTGCGGGTCGCGATCGACGACTTCGGCAGCGGCTATTCGGCGCTGTCCTACCTGTGGGAGCTCGATGTCGACGAACTCAAACTGGATCGGGCGTTCGTCACCAGGGTGCGGGAGGACCGCCGCGCCGCGGCGATCGTGCGTGCCGTGATCGACCTGGCCCGCGAGCTCGGTCTGACCACGGTGGCCGAGGGTGTGGAGGATGCCGAAACCGCGGCGCTGCTACGGGATTACGGCTGTCAGGTGGCGCAGGGTTACCTGTACACCGCGCCGCTGACGCCGCCGGACATGCTCAGTCTGCTGAGGTTGCGCCGGCCGGCACCAGACGCAGCGATATCGAGTTGATGCAGTACCGCTGATCGGTCGGCGTCGGGTAACCCTCGCCCTCGAAGACGTGCCCGAGGTGGCTGTGGCAGTTCGCGCAGATCACCTCGATACGGGTCATGCCCAGCGAATCGTCGCGTTTGAGAATCACCGCTTCCGAGTCGGCGGGGTCGAAGAAAGACGGCCAGCCGCAATGGGATTCGAACTTCTCCGTGCTGCGGAACAGTTCGGCGCCGCAGGCCCGGCAGGCGTAGACCCCGTCGGTTTTGGTGTCGGTGTACTCGCCGGTGAAAGGCCGTTCGGTGCCGGCGCGGCGCAACACCGCGAACTCGGCGGGGTTGAGCTTTTCGCGCCACTGGTCGTCGGTCAGCTCGAGCTTGGGACCGGAGGGTGTCGTCATGATTCAACGCTAGCGCGCCGACGCTCATCCGTCATCCACGGCGGATCGATGCCGGAATCCAGCCTGCCCTCGGACTTGGCATCCAGATAGCGGAAGTACAACACGCAGAACACGACCACCAACAACAGCGACCAGCCGTAGGTGATCTTCATGTACTCCAGGAAGCGTCCGGTGGTCGGCCAATGGCCCAGCAGCCAACGGTCCATCGTCATGAACCCGTACACCGCCAGCCAGGCCGGCCAGTTGTGCAGTACCGAGTTGCGCAGCACGACCGTCATCAGGAACGGGAACAGCATGGTCGAGTAGTAGCCCTGGCCCAACGAGAGCACCAGGAACGACGCGGTCAGCAGCACACCCGAGGAGGTCAGCAGCCAGAACAGCGGATCACGTTCGCGGTAGTACCGGTAGAGCAGGTACAGGCTGCCCGCGGCCAGCAGCGTGAAAAGAATGCGCAGCCCCAGGATCAGCCACATCGGCAGCCCGTAGTAGATGCCGTTGCCCAGGATCGAGGAGTTGAAGTAGTCGCGGGTCTCCATGATGTACGGCACGGTGCGGTGCACGAAGCTCATCGGATCGGACACCAGTGGCCATGCGGCCGCGTTGAACACCAGCGGAACACCGAAAGCGGTGATCAATGTGTAGAACTGGCGATTGAGCACCGGTAGCAACAACAGCGGGGCCAGCGACGGTTTGACCACCAGGGTGAGGCCGATGGCCGCGCCCGCCAGCAGTTCGGCGTTGCGTCCGCCCTTGAGCAGGAACGTGAAGAACAGCACTCCGCCCAGCAGCATGCAGCCGTTGATGTTGGTGAACACCAAAGTGTTGGTGACGGATTCGGTGCAGAACATCGCGAGCAGCAGCGCCGGCGCGGCGACCGATTTCAGGGTGTAGTCGAACATCCGCAGCAGCAGGTAGGCCGCGATGAGGAAGGCGATGACGTTGAACGTGATGTACCAGTAGCGCGCGGCGTCGACGGGCAGGTAGCCGAACGGGGCGAGCAGCAGGGTGCCGCCGGGGGGATACAGATAGTGCGGGTCGACGTGCCCGAAGTTCTCGTTGTAGATGTCCCAGCCCATTTTGAAATTGATGACCGCCCGGTAGACCGGGCCGAAATCATCGGTGATGTAGCCGTTGGTGCCCAGCACGTAGCTGCGGTGGATCACCGACAGGATGGCGACGGGCCACAGGATCGACCGCAGAATGGTGGCGGTGCTGGGCGGTGTGGTGCTGGGGCGAAAGGCGTTCAGCACACCGGAAGGCAGGAACGACACCAGCGCACCGTACACCGCAGCTGGTCGTGGCTTGATCAGGCGGGGCAGAACGTGTCGGTCTCGGGCAGTTTGCCGCTTTCCAGATAACCGATGACCGGCGGCAGCGCACAGGACGTGTAGATGCTCGCGCCGTGCCCGATGCCCTGCCAGATCACCCGCTTGCTGTTGGAGCCGGCATTGATGATGGTGGCGGCCACCGCGGCCACCCCCTCGTTGCCGACGATGGGATCGTTCTGCACGCCGAGCAGCATGACCGGGATATTGAGGTTCTCGGGATCCTGCGGTGCGGTGCCACTGGGCCAGCTCAGGCAGTTGACCATCCGCAAGGCGCCGACGGTGCCGAACTGCGGGTACAGCCGGTCCCAGGCAACGACGAGTTCGCGGACCCGGTCGGGGGTGGGCCGATTGAGCGCGTCGCTGCAGCTGTTGACGAATTGTCCGTCGGTCTGGCGGATGGTCTCGGCCTGGGTGATCAGATTGGTCATCGCATTGGTGTCACCGGCGCGGGCGCCGGCGATGGCACCGGCCAGCGCATTGGTGGCACTGACCCGGTCTCCGCGCGGGAAGGCCAGCGCGGTGGTGATGGCGTCGGCCACCGCCGCTTCCGAGGCGCCGTTGGGGCCGTCGCCGTTGCGGGCGGCCGTGAGCAGTGCATCGACGGCACCCTTGGGGTCCGGACCCAGCGCGCAATTGGTGGCGGCGCACTGCGCGGCGAACGCGTCGAGGGCGGCCTGCTGTCCCTTGACCTTCTGCTCGGTGGCCGCTTCGGCGCCGATGGCCAGCGGCAGCGGAGAATCCAGCACCAGCCGCGCCACCTTGTCGGGGTGAGATCCGGCGTAGGCCAACGCGACCTGGGCACCGTTGCCGATGCCCATCAGCGCGATCGTCGGGACGTCCCAGGTGCTGCGCAACCGTTCGATGTCCTCGGCGGCGTGGGCGTTGTCATAGGCCGAATCGCCGGGGGCGATGGTGTCGGTGCAGGTGGTGGTGGCGGTCTGGACGATGGCGCTCAGGTTGGCCACCGGGTCGTCGCCGGGCTCGAACTGGGCCTGGTCGATCATCTCCTGCCGGTCGAACAGGTCGCGGCAGTCGATGGGGTCCGACAGCCCGGTGCCGCGGCGGTCGACGGCGACGATGGGGTTGGTCTTGAGAATGTCGGCGCCGGCACGGGAGAGCCAGACCGGCAGCTGCGATGACGAGGGCAGGTCCGTCCCTGTGGTCATCACCAGCGGTCCGGCATCGGCGGGCGTATCGACCGAGGTGGCCCGCACGACCCCGATGGAGAGGGGGCTACCGCCAGCGCCCTTGATCGGATCGAGGTCGGCGTCGTAGGTGGCGCAGTCCAGGGTGACGCCCGGCGGCGCGGGCACGGCGGCATCGGCGAACACCCGGGAGGTGCAGTCCTGCCAGGACAAGTCGTTCTTGGGCACCTCCAGCGCGGGCGGTCCGTCGGCCTCGGCGGTGGTGGTCGGTGCGCCCTGCGGCCCGGCGCCGTCATCGGTGGCGAAACGCGGGTTGGCGGCCAGCAGCGGGGCACACGAGGTCAGCAGTACTGCGACCGACGACAGGGCGATCGTCGACAGAATCCCCACACGCATGCCGACCACAGTAGCGATCGCCTGCTCCGGATCAGTCGCGGCTGTAGCGCGTGTACAGATAGCCCTCGTCGTCGCCGAGCACGTGCCTGCGTTGCAGGCGGGTGATCAGCTCACGGTGCCCGTCGGCGATCCGCGTCGATCCGCCGCCCACGACCGTCGGGGCGATGGTCAGGCACAGTTCGTCGAGCAGACCGTCGGCGATGAAGGTGCCGAGCAGGCTGGGGCCGCCTTCGGCGAGCACCCGGGTCAACCCGAGGCCGGCCAGGGTGCGCAGGGCGGCACCGAGGTCGACGCCGCCGGGATCGGTGTCCGAGCAGTCGTAGACCTCGGCCAGGCCGGTGAACCGGGCGCGCGCTTCGGCGGCGGTGTCGTGGGTGGTCAGCAGCAGCGGGGGGACCTCGGTCTGGGTGAACACCGGCAGGTCGTGGTCGAGGTCGGCGGAGCGGGTGACGATCGCGATGGGTGGCACCTCGCGTTGCCCTCGCGCACAGCGGCGCTGCCGTTCGGGGACGCCGAGTTGGGCGCCGGAGTAGGTCTCGATGCGCACCGTGCCCGCGCCGACCACCACCACATCGGCCAGCTCACGCA
It includes:
- the aftC gene encoding arabinofuranan 3-O-arabinosyltransferase, coding for MYGALVSFLPSGVLNAFRPSTTPPSTATILRSILWPVAILSVIHRSYVLGTNGYITDDFGPVYRAVINFKMGWDIYNENFGHVDPHYLYPPGGTLLLAPFGYLPVDAARYWYITFNVIAFLIAAYLLLRMFDYTLKSVAAPALLLAMFCTESVTNTLVFTNINGCMLLGGVLFFTFLLKGGRNAELLAGAAIGLTLVVKPSLAPLLLLPVLNRQFYTLITAFGVPLVFNAAAWPLVSDPMSFVHRTVPYIMETRDYFNSSILGNGIYYGLPMWLILGLRILFTLLAAGSLYLLYRYYRERDPLFWLLTSSGVLLTASFLVLSLGQGYYSTMLFPFLMTVVLRNSVLHNWPAWLAVYGFMTMDRWLLGHWPTTGRFLEYMKITYGWSLLLVVVFCVLYFRYLDAKSEGRLDSGIDPPWMTDERRRASVES
- a CDS encoding bifunctional diguanylate cyclase/phosphodiesterase, producing MPTVGRVGAVATVATLAFCVWLLGGWGSPQARIAIEDLGFVVLAMFVTGCCAHAAWRFRGRQRTIWVCVTIGMAGYTVGSAIWAYYEWWLAESPFPTVADFGYLLLPVFVCIALLMVPVGASRYTHSRLALDGIIVAVAFFQIGWWTVLDQVFRDGGASRFAVGVALAYPVLDLGVLTVAVLVLGRARLAERRSLTLLVSGMVLIAVADGVFVYTNSHENLTAVTYGSIGWAAGLLLIALAALSPERGARRRGTADREISRAAMWLPYVPIVLAMTVALVRFARTPGLPPALLASVVLIVLVLLRQFIVVGENRRLLKAVEAQALRDPLTGLANRALFLDRLTHAMALHRRDEQSVAVLSLDLDDFKLVNDGLGHPAGDLLLVQAAQRILGAARSSDTVARLGGDEFVVLMEGNTEDSRQVALQVLRAFDEPFAIDGHALSLCPSAGLAAATADDPEMSADALLKQADVAMYVAKRSRLRGVHVYSAGDMADVAHLGAEARGAAEAAARESAVALLLLGQLRHAIDNRELTLAYQPKFDLHDDSIVGVEALVRWPHPERGLLVPDQFLQLVRDHGLMRPITELVLTQALNQVADWRDEGLLVPVAVNVFAPSLSDLGLPWTVERALDERGLPHEVLTVEITEDLLLGNHDRARAAIEQLRHGGVRVAIDDFGSGYSALSYLWELDVDELKLDRAFVTRVREDRRAAAIVRAVIDLARELGLTTVAEGVEDAETAALLRDYGCQVAQGYLYTAPLTPPDMLSLLRLRRPAPDAAISS
- a CDS encoding alpha/beta hydrolase, translated to MRVGILSTIALSSVAVLLTSCAPLLAANPRFATDDGAGPQGAPTTTAEADGPPALEVPKNDLSWQDCTSRVFADAAVPAPPGVTLDCATYDADLDPIKGAGGSPLSIGVVRATSVDTPADAGPLVMTTGTDLPSSSQLPVWLSRAGADILKTNPIVAVDRRGTGLSDPIDCRDLFDRQEMIDQAQFEPGDDPVANLSAIVQTATTTCTDTIAPGDSAYDNAHAAEDIERLRSTWDVPTIALMGIGNGAQVALAYAGSHPDKVARLVLDSPLPLAIGAEAATEQKVKGQQAALDAFAAQCAATNCALGPDPKGAVDALLTAARNGDGPNGASEAAVADAITTALAFPRGDRVSATNALAGAIAGARAGDTNAMTNLITQAETIRQTDGQFVNSCSDALNRPTPDRVRELVVAWDRLYPQFGTVGALRMVNCLSWPSGTAPQDPENLNIPVMLLGVQNDPIVGNEGVAAVAATIINAGSNSKRVIWQGIGHGASIYTSCALPPVIGYLESGKLPETDTFCPA
- a CDS encoding pyrimidine reductase family protein, with protein sequence MSDSAAGTDLTAFGPVSTVEEDRLGQYYAYPENLASCWVRANFISSLDGAATADGRSGALGGAGDRAVFRLMRELADVVVVGAGTVRIETYSGAQLGVPERQRRCARGQREVPPIAIVTRSADLDHDLPVFTQTEVPPLLLTTHDTAAEARARFTGLAEVYDCSDTDPGGVDLGAALRTLAGLGLTRVLAEGGPSLLGTFIADGLLDELCLTIAPTVVGGGSTRIADGHRELITRLQRRHVLGDDEGYLYTRYSRD
- the msrB gene encoding peptide-methionine (R)-S-oxide reductase MsrB, with the protein product MTTPSGPKLELTDDQWREKLNPAEFAVLRRAGTERPFTGEYTDTKTDGVYACRACGAELFRSTEKFESHCGWPSFFDPADSEAVILKRDDSLGMTRIEVICANCHSHLGHVFEGEGYPTPTDQRYCINSISLRLVPAGATSAD